One genomic region from Thermogemmatispora onikobensis encodes:
- a CDS encoding CHAT domain-containing protein codes for MAHWELLAELLLRADEKEGQRLLREGLPSLDPEALGRLVMWLKREADRRWHDDPQLSLRLAAHLLLIGECTGRRDYRGLGLLTRAEALRRLERDEEALRNFDAAGAEFLVCNDQLGWARTRSGRIAVCLQLGRFQEALQDAAAARAIFLRQGNWLRVGQMDATAAIVHYELGHYDQALGLFERAIEAYRRHGEGVELPLARAWANKAVTLAALGQLRQALALHEQARAVFATYRGQELAVARQELNMAQIYAAQGHFSRALALFERSRATFLRHGLELAAAEVACETCYCLLRLNRVQEAAELAEKAAVFFRTVPGGRGRHHLALALMWQAQAALAMQELLRAETLCAQARTLLEASGLEVPAASLALLQAELLFASGRLEESLAAVRLAATAFSRQAALPQLARALLLQAQIAMSRGDEALADSLCAQALRMADEQGLLELVYRCEDLRGQLAERRGALDEAARAYARAVRGIEEIQGRLVFDARASFLEDKRTLYERAVRLALRRGEGAQALGYVERAKSRVLGDYLRNTVEIRVHVERSGQPEVEALLEELARLREEQAWFSSLVYGTEQAIDLSDTAIMRLRALDPAHARQEMRRRERQIERLLEQLGLPAVGSTRPSRTAEKAEEGWLARLAELQGALEPRTVVLEYYLAGEDLYVFSLAEGHLRWRRLRGALAELERLYALWRLNLDLAGQAAAGPVEQAIPELEELQENCLGLLQKLYHLLLDPVLPALYSCERLLVVPYGLLHYLPFHCLFDGVQFLVERVAVSYLPSLELLEVCRRRGQRRRTSRQALRQALVLGLSDRGRLPWAVSEAQAVARLLGAPCYLDEKAACERLLEDGPLAP; via the coding sequence GCGGACGAGAAAGAGGGCCAGCGCTTGCTGAGGGAGGGGCTTCCCTCGCTGGACCCGGAAGCCCTGGGTCGTCTGGTGATGTGGCTGAAGCGGGAGGCCGACCGACGCTGGCATGATGATCCGCAGCTTTCATTGCGCCTGGCTGCTCATCTGCTGCTGATTGGTGAATGCACGGGGAGGCGCGACTATCGGGGGCTTGGCTTGCTGACCCGAGCCGAGGCCCTGCGGCGCCTGGAACGTGATGAGGAGGCGCTGAGGAATTTCGATGCAGCTGGAGCCGAATTTCTGGTCTGCAACGATCAGCTCGGCTGGGCACGCACGCGCAGTGGACGGATTGCAGTCTGTCTCCAGCTGGGCCGCTTCCAGGAGGCCCTGCAGGACGCAGCGGCGGCGCGAGCGATCTTTCTTCGGCAGGGCAATTGGTTGCGAGTTGGTCAGATGGATGCCACTGCGGCCATCGTCCACTATGAGCTTGGTCACTACGACCAGGCCCTTGGTCTTTTTGAACGGGCCATCGAGGCCTATCGCCGTCACGGTGAGGGGGTCGAGTTGCCTCTGGCTCGTGCCTGGGCCAATAAGGCGGTGACGCTGGCCGCTCTGGGGCAGCTCCGCCAGGCCCTGGCGCTGCATGAGCAGGCCCGGGCCGTCTTCGCCACCTATCGCGGTCAGGAGCTGGCGGTCGCGCGTCAGGAGCTGAATATGGCCCAGATCTATGCGGCTCAGGGCCATTTTAGTCGCGCGCTTGCCCTCTTTGAGCGCAGTCGGGCGACTTTTCTGCGGCATGGGCTGGAGCTGGCTGCCGCTGAGGTGGCCTGCGAGACCTGTTATTGCCTGCTCCGCCTGAATCGGGTTCAGGAGGCGGCTGAGCTGGCGGAGAAGGCGGCTGTTTTTTTCCGCACGGTTCCTGGCGGTCGTGGGCGCCATCACCTGGCGCTGGCTTTGATGTGGCAGGCACAGGCGGCGCTGGCAATGCAGGAGCTGCTGCGTGCGGAAACTCTCTGTGCGCAGGCGCGCACGCTCTTGGAGGCTAGTGGCCTGGAGGTGCCGGCGGCCTCGCTGGCACTCTTGCAGGCGGAACTCTTGTTTGCCAGCGGACGGCTGGAGGAGAGCCTGGCAGCGGTGCGCCTGGCAGCGACGGCCTTCTCCAGACAGGCGGCCTTGCCCCAGTTGGCGCGGGCCCTCTTGTTGCAGGCCCAGATTGCCATGAGCCGCGGCGACGAGGCATTGGCTGATTCCCTCTGCGCTCAGGCGCTGAGGATGGCAGACGAGCAGGGTCTGCTGGAGCTGGTCTATCGCTGTGAAGATTTACGCGGTCAGCTGGCGGAACGACGCGGAGCCCTGGATGAGGCTGCTCGGGCCTATGCGCGGGCGGTTCGGGGGATCGAAGAGATTCAGGGGCGCCTGGTCTTTGATGCGCGCGCCAGCTTTCTGGAAGATAAGCGAACGCTTTATGAGAGAGCGGTCCGCCTGGCCTTGCGCCGTGGAGAGGGGGCCCAGGCTTTGGGCTACGTCGAGCGGGCCAAGTCGCGGGTGCTCGGCGACTATCTGCGCAATACAGTTGAGATTCGGGTCCACGTCGAGCGGTCGGGGCAGCCAGAGGTGGAGGCGCTGCTGGAAGAGCTGGCGCGCCTGCGTGAAGAGCAGGCCTGGTTCAGTTCGCTTGTCTATGGAACTGAGCAGGCGATTGATCTGAGCGATACTGCTATTATGCGCCTGCGCGCGCTGGACCCGGCGCACGCTCGTCAGGAGATGCGCCGGCGCGAGCGACAGATCGAGCGTTTGCTGGAACAGCTCGGGCTGCCAGCCGTGGGCAGCACACGGCCCTCACGGACGGCGGAAAAGGCGGAGGAAGGTTGGCTGGCGCGCCTGGCGGAGCTGCAAGGTGCCCTGGAACCGCGTACCGTGGTGCTGGAGTACTATCTGGCTGGGGAGGATCTCTATGTCTTTTCGCTGGCGGAGGGCCACTTGCGCTGGCGCCGCCTGCGCGGAGCCTTGGCTGAGCTAGAGCGCCTCTATGCGCTCTGGCGCCTGAACCTCGATCTGGCAGGACAGGCGGCGGCGGGCCCTGTTGAGCAGGCGATCCCCGAGCTGGAGGAGCTACAAGAGAACTGTCTGGGCCTATTGCAAAAGCTCTATCATCTCCTGCTAGATCCGGTGCTTCCGGCCCTCTACTCCTGTGAGCGCCTGCTGGTGGTTCCCTATGGCCTGCTGCACTATCTGCCGTTCCACTGCCTTTTCGACGGTGTGCAGTTCCTGGTAGAGCGGGTGGCGGTCTCATATCTGCCGTCGCTGGAACTGCTGGAGGTCTGCCGACGCCGCGGTCAGCGCCGGAGGACCAGCCGTCAGGCATTGCGCCAGGCACTGGTGCTGGGCCTCTCCGATCGCGGACGCCTGCCGTGGGCGGTGAGCGAGGCTCAGGCCGTAGCCCGTTTGTTGGGCGCTCCCTGCTATCTTGATGAAAAGGCCGCCTGTGAGCGCCTGCTGGAGGATGGTCCCCTGGCGCCG